One Helianthus annuus cultivar XRQ/B chromosome 7, HanXRQr2.0-SUNRISE, whole genome shotgun sequence genomic region harbors:
- the LOC110868024 gene encoding beta-glucosidase BoGH3B: protein MVRLMSMSYLGIVVLLWSLAVAAMADNVKYKDPKQPVAARVKDLLGRMTVDEKIGQMVQIERISATPDIVRRYFIGSLLSGGGSVPNPHATVADWINMVNDFQNGSLSTRLGIPMIYGIDAVHGHNNVINATIFPHNIGLGATRDTDLVKRIGAATAAEVRATGIPYAFAPCIAVCRDPRWGRCYESYSEDTKLVQNMTDVIQGLQGEIPKGSRLGVPYVAGKDKVAACAKHFVADGGTTRGIDENNTVANQHELLSIHMPPYYDSVIKGVSTVMVSYSSWNGKRMHANRDLITGYLKDKLNFKGFVISDWEGIDRITSPPHSNYTYSVLASITAGIDMVMVPNNYIEFINDLKYLVKNKFIPMDRIDDAVSRILRVKFTMGLFENPIADFSKVNEVGSQPHRDIAREAVRKSLVLLKNGKQGSEPVLPLPKRASKVLVAGSHADNLGYQCGGWTIGWQGFSGNANTTGTTILTGIKSAVDRNTEISYMENPNTDYIKSNNFSYAIVVVGEHPYTEMFGDSSNLTIADPGPNIIRTVCGNVKCVVVIISGRPVVVEPYLAMIDALVAAWLPGTEGQGVADVLFGDHEFSGKLSRTWFRSVDQLPMNVGDPHYDPLFPYGFGLTTKAVMERSMSGGMVKRPFVLGVLVSLFISLSLSQIL from the exons ATGGTTAGATTAATGTCAATGTCTTACTTGGGGATTGTGGTATTATTATGGTCATTGGCTGTGGCCGCGATGGCAGACAATGTTAAGTATAAAGACCCGAAACAGCCTGTTGCTGCACGAGTGAAAGATTTATTGGGAAGAATGACTGTGGATGAGAAAATTGGTCAAATGGTTCAGATAGAAAGGATTTCCGCTACCCCTGATATCGTGAGGCGTTACTTCATTG GAAGCTTATTAAGCGGAGGAGGGAGTGTTCCAAATCCACACGCAACCGTCGCTGATTGGATTAATATGGTAAATGATTTCCAAAATGGGTCGCTTTCAACTCGTTTAGGAATCCCAATGATTTACGGAATTGATGCTGTTCACGGGCACAACAATGTTATTAACGCTACCATATTTCCACATAACATTGGCCTTGGAGCTACCAG AGACACTGATCTTGTGAAGAGAATTGGTGCTGCCACTGCAGCTGAAGTTAGAGCAACTGGTATTCCATATGCTTTTGCTCCTTGTATTGCT GTTTGCAGAGATCCAAGATGGGGTCGATGTTACGAGAGTTACAGTGAGGATACCAAACTTGTTCAAAATATGACCGACGTTATTCAAGGGTTGCAAGGTGAAATTCCTAAAGGATCACGTCTCGGTGTCCCATACGTTGCTGGAAA GGACAAGGTTGCTGCATGCGCAAAGCACTTTGTGGCAGACGGTGGGACGACTCGCGGCATAGATGAAAATAACACCGTGGCCAATCAGCATGAATTGCTAAGTATCCACATGCCCCCTTATTATGACTCTGTTATCAAGGGTGTATCAACAGTCATGGTGTCGTATTCCAGCTGGAACGGTAAAAGAATGCATGCCAATCGCGATCTTATTACTGGATACCTCAAGGACAAGCTTAATTTCAAG GGTTTTGTTATCTCAGATTGGGAGGGAATTGACCGAATTACTTCGCCTCCTCATTCCAACTACACTTACTCTGTCTTAGCTAGTATTACAGCTGGCATCGATATG GTTATGGTCCCGAATAATTACATTGAGTTCATTAATGACCTTAAATATTTGGTCAAAAACAAATTTATCCCAATGGATCGTATTGATGATGCTGTGAGCAGAATTTTACGAGTCAAATTTACAATGGGACTGTTTGAGAACCCTATTGCTGATTTCAGTAAGGTTAACGAGGTCGGAAGCCAG CCACACCGAGATATAGCGAGGGAGGCAGTGAGGAAATCGTTGGTGCTGTTGAAAAACGGGAAACAAGGAAGTGAACCGGTGCTGCCCCTGCCCAAGAGGGCATCCAAGGTTTTGGTTGCTGGAAGTCATGCCGATAATCTTGGCTACCAATGTGGCGGCTGGACAATCGGTTGGCAAGGGTTTAGTGGGAATGCAAATACAACAG GAACGACTATTCTTACTGGAATCAAGTCTGCAGTTGACCGAAACACGGAAATATCCTACATGGAGAATCCAAATACCGATTATATCAAGTCCAATAACTTCTCGTATGCTATTGTTGTGGTTGGTGAGCATCCTTACACAGAGATGTTTGGTGATAGTTCAAACCTCACTATTGCTGACCCGGGTCCAAACATCATCAGAACTGTTTGCGGGAATGTAAAGTGTGTTGTGGTCATCATATCGGGTCGCCCAGTTGTGGTTGAACCATATCTGGCTATGATTGATGCTCTAGTTGCAGCCTGGTTACCGGGTACTGAAGGCCAAGGTGTGGCTGACGTCCTGTTTGGTGACCACGAGTTTAGCGGTAAACTTTCAAGAACTTGGTTTAGAAGTGTAGATCAACTTCCAATGAACGTAGGTGATCCACATTACGATCCACTGTTTCCTTATGGATTTGGACTCACAACAAAAGCAGTGATGGAAag GTCAATGTCTGGTGGCATGGTTAAAAGACCGTTTGTTCTTGGGGTTTTGGTTTCGTTGTTTATTAGTTTGAGTTTGTCGCAGATTTTGTAG